A DNA window from Massilia putida contains the following coding sequences:
- a CDS encoding methyl-accepting chemotaxis protein yields MNINQLRVSSRLGIGFGLMSVLLVVVSVLGLNRMAFIKSQADDITKINNVEARLASVMDLTVTERALALRNLILLDSANKKEVQMEIDRVGEQSKKYANAARDLDTMFSSIPSTTDKEKELLKQIGEQAALAASFYPRAVQLALDGKKDEAYQLVRFEFRPVQKKWWALLRELAAFEQQLNDVALSDADNAYRSARTLMITFGVLALATGGLAAWLISRGLLRQLGGEPTEAVRVAGQIAAGDLAVEIDTHPHDDSSLMYAMRSMRDSLARIVSQVRTGTDTIATASAQIAAGNLDLSARTEQQASSLEETASSMEEMTSAVKQNADNARQANNLAVSASHVAEKGGNVVSQVVHTMGAINQSAQKIVEIIGVIDGIAFQTNILALNAAVEAARAGEQGRGFAVVATEVRNLAQRSAAAAKEIKALISDSVDKVDSGNKLVEEAGATMHEVVDSIKRVTDIMSEIVAASDEQASGIDQVNQAITQMDTVTQQNASLVEEAAAAAQSMTEQADHLAHVVSVFLLSAAERGAAHGVTTRAEPPLAPVVRLPSSRGAAVHPVRRSERRKVG; encoded by the coding sequence ATGAACATCAACCAGTTGCGCGTCTCCAGCCGCCTCGGCATCGGTTTCGGCCTGATGTCCGTCCTGCTCGTCGTCGTCTCGGTGCTTGGCCTGAACCGGATGGCATTCATCAAGTCCCAGGCCGACGATATCACCAAGATCAACAACGTCGAGGCCCGCCTGGCTTCGGTGATGGACCTGACGGTCACGGAACGGGCGCTCGCGCTGCGCAATCTCATTCTCCTCGACAGCGCCAACAAGAAGGAAGTCCAGATGGAGATCGATCGCGTCGGCGAACAGTCGAAGAAGTACGCCAACGCCGCGCGGGACCTGGACACCATGTTCTCGTCGATTCCCTCCACGACGGACAAGGAGAAGGAACTGCTGAAGCAGATCGGCGAGCAGGCGGCGCTGGCCGCGTCCTTTTATCCGCGCGCCGTCCAGCTCGCGCTCGACGGCAAGAAGGACGAGGCGTACCAACTGGTGCGTTTCGAATTCCGCCCCGTGCAAAAGAAGTGGTGGGCGCTGCTGCGCGAGCTGGCCGCGTTCGAGCAACAACTGAACGATGTGGCGTTGAGCGATGCGGACAATGCCTATCGATCCGCCCGGACCTTGATGATCACGTTCGGCGTGCTGGCATTGGCGACCGGCGGCCTGGCGGCCTGGCTGATCTCGCGAGGCCTGCTGCGCCAGCTCGGCGGCGAACCGACGGAAGCGGTGCGGGTCGCCGGCCAGATCGCGGCCGGCGACCTGGCGGTCGAGATCGACACCCATCCGCACGATGACTCCAGCCTCATGTATGCCATGCGGTCGATGCGCGACAGCCTGGCGCGTATCGTCAGCCAGGTGCGCACCGGTACCGACACCATCGCGACCGCCTCGGCCCAGATCGCAGCCGGCAACTTGGACCTGTCCGCGCGCACGGAGCAGCAGGCCAGCTCGCTCGAGGAGACCGCGTCGTCGATGGAGGAAATGACGTCGGCCGTCAAGCAGAACGCCGACAATGCGCGTCAGGCGAACAACCTGGCGGTGTCGGCATCCCACGTCGCCGAGAAGGGCGGAAACGTCGTGTCGCAGGTGGTCCACACGATGGGCGCGATCAACCAGTCGGCGCAGAAGATCGTCGAAATCATCGGCGTCATCGACGGCATCGCGTTCCAGACCAATATCCTGGCCCTGAATGCCGCCGTCGAGGCGGCACGGGCCGGCGAACAGGGGCGCGGTTTCGCCGTCGTCGCGACCGAGGTGCGCAACCTTGCCCAGCGTTCCGCGGCGGCCGCCAAGGAAATCAAGGCCCTGATTTCCGACTCGGTCGACAAGGTCGATTCCGGCAACAAACTCGTCGAGGAGGCCGGCGCGACCATGCATGAAGTGGTGGACAGCATCAAGCGCGTGACCGACATCATGTCCGAGATCGTGGCGGCGAGCGACGAGCAGGCGTCGGGCATCGACCAGGTCAACCAGGCCATCACGCAGATGGACACCGTCACCCAGCAGAACGCCTCCCTGGTCGAAGAGGCGGCCGCCGCCGCCCAGTCGATGACGGAGCAGGCCGACCACCTGGCCCACGTGGTCAGTGTATTCCTGCTTTCCGCCGCCGAGCGCGGTGCCGCGCATGGCGTGACGACGCGCGCCGAACCGCCGCTTGCGCCGGTGGTGCGACTGCCGTCCAGCCGCGGCGCCGCGGTGCACCCGGTGCGGCGCAGCGAGCGCAGGAAGGTCGGTTAA
- a CDS encoding ester cyclase, which produces MNDTLSTIETNKALVKTLYEDCINGRDLDRLETLIAPDFLGARGERGPREFRATIEAVLTGFPGVRFELHDLIGEADRVAARWTFRAVHGGRFVGIKPSLAEVTQEGNVIYQIRGGKIVRAWLQADRLGVLQQIGAVPRTFAEASGQRPI; this is translated from the coding sequence ATGAACGACACCCTGAGCACCATCGAGACGAACAAGGCATTGGTGAAAACGTTGTACGAGGATTGCATCAACGGGCGCGACCTGGACCGGCTGGAAACGCTGATCGCGCCCGATTTCCTGGGCGCGCGCGGCGAACGGGGCCCGCGCGAATTCCGCGCGACGATTGAAGCCGTGCTGACCGGTTTTCCCGGCGTGCGTTTCGAGTTGCACGACCTGATCGGCGAAGCGGACCGGGTGGCGGCCCGCTGGACCTTCCGCGCCGTGCACGGCGGCCGCTTCGTCGGCATCAAGCCGAGCCTCGCCGAAGTGACGCAGGAAGGGAATGTGATCTACCAGATCCGCGGCGGGAAGATCGTGCGCGCCTGGCTGCAGGCGGATCGGCTGGGCGTGCTGCAGCAGATCGGCGCGGTGCCGCGCACGTTCGCGGAGGCGAGCGGGCAGCGGCCGATCTGA
- the soxR gene encoding redox-sensitive transcriptional activator SoxR, whose translation MGKLDPADIGRHLTVGEVARRAGVAVSALHFYESKGLIASVRSSGGQRRYARDVLRRVAVIKVAQRIGIPLAAIGNALASLPEERTPTKADWTRLSSLWRRELDERIAQLTRLRDQLDDCIGCGCLSIEACKLRNPLDQLSEQGSGPQRL comes from the coding sequence ATGGGAAAACTGGATCCGGCCGACATCGGGCGGCATCTGACGGTGGGGGAGGTCGCACGGCGCGCGGGCGTGGCCGTGTCGGCTCTCCATTTCTATGAATCGAAAGGCTTGATCGCGAGCGTGCGGAGCAGCGGCGGGCAGCGGCGCTATGCGCGCGACGTGCTGCGCCGCGTGGCCGTCATCAAGGTCGCGCAGCGCATCGGCATCCCGCTGGCGGCGATCGGCAACGCGCTGGCATCGCTGCCGGAAGAACGCACGCCCACCAAGGCCGACTGGACCCGGCTCTCCAGTCTGTGGCGGCGCGAGCTCGACGAACGCATCGCGCAGCTGACGCGCCTGCGCGACCAGTTGGACGATTGCATCGGCTGCGGCTGCCTGTCGATCGAGGCGTGCAAGCTGCGCAATCCGCTGGACCAGTTGTCGGAGCAGGGGAGCGGACCGCAGCGCCTCTGA
- the cysC gene encoding adenylyl-sulfate kinase: MSNEVAVHEAEVKGGHGLATPHIYWHPGKVTAVHRRRYFGQEPATIWLTGLSGAGKSTLAYELEHLLLERGHPSFVLDGDNVRHRLNRDLGFSAHDRRENIRRTAEVARLMNEAGLFVVTAFISPLCADRQAAREIIGPDRFVEAHVSTSMTVCEARDPKGLYARARAGEIANFTGVSAPYEPPEHPDITVDTSRMSIEEATRALYDHLARRLG; the protein is encoded by the coding sequence ATGAGCAATGAGGTGGCGGTACACGAGGCAGAAGTGAAGGGCGGGCACGGACTGGCGACGCCGCATATTTACTGGCATCCCGGCAAAGTGACCGCGGTGCATCGGCGGCGGTATTTCGGCCAGGAGCCGGCGACGATCTGGTTGACCGGCTTGTCCGGGGCAGGCAAGTCGACGCTGGCCTACGAACTGGAACATCTGCTGCTGGAGCGGGGACACCCGAGTTTCGTGCTCGACGGCGACAACGTGCGGCACCGTCTCAACCGCGACCTGGGCTTTTCGGCCCACGACCGGCGCGAGAATATCCGCCGTACGGCCGAGGTGGCCCGCCTGATGAACGAAGCCGGCCTGTTCGTCGTGACCGCGTTCATCTCGCCGTTGTGCGCGGACCGCCAGGCGGCGCGCGAGATCATCGGCCCGGACCGCTTCGTGGAGGCCCACGTCAGCACCTCCATGACGGTGTGCGAGGCGCGCGACCCCAAGGGCCTGTATGCGCGCGCGCGCGCCGGCGAGATCGCGAATTTCACCGGCGTGTCCGCGCCCTACGAACCGCCCGAACATCCCGATATCACGGTCGACACAAGCCGGATGTCGATCGAAGAAGCGACGCGCGCGCTGTACGACCACCTTGCCCGGCGCCTGGGGTAG
- a CDS encoding extracellular solute-binding protein → MARRGFPRAAALVAILFLVLAGVGAPARAQVEVRMWTLLSGGDGARMRALVDDFNASQHDMRVVSTTLKWGEPFYTKLITASVVGAGPDVATIHLSRIVNLAGGGVLRPISPGELATAGLRGDDYLPRQWAKAQYEGRTYAVPLDVHPLVLYYNKTLAGKAGLLDADGKLKAIEGVDALTDAFRAATERTGRRGLTMESSQSSYAIWRLWLSMLAQQNVTIIRDGRFTYGPAGAATLARIGDWFTKGYAQSGLDYPASTSQFMGGNAAFMLNGVWEVPELVRATKAGTLGFDYGIVPLPRLYANASTWADSHGFALPANPGHEPSPEKVRAVLRFVAYVSKHSLGWAEGGHIPAYRPVAESERARSLMPNAMYAQAANDVVYDPDGWYMGAAGPLEAIASKFLPAALYGYLTPAQAVHRFETEAARLVRKRPPRY, encoded by the coding sequence GTGGCGCGACGCGGATTTCCGCGCGCCGCCGCGCTGGTCGCGATCCTGTTCCTCGTGCTGGCGGGCGTAGGCGCGCCCGCGCGGGCGCAGGTCGAAGTCAGGATGTGGACGCTGCTCTCGGGCGGCGACGGCGCGCGCATGCGGGCGCTGGTCGACGACTTCAACGCCAGCCAGCACGACATGCGCGTGGTCAGCACGACCCTCAAGTGGGGCGAACCCTTTTATACGAAGCTGATCACGGCCTCCGTCGTGGGGGCCGGGCCGGACGTGGCGACCATCCACCTGTCGCGCATCGTCAACCTGGCCGGCGGCGGCGTGCTGCGGCCGATCTCGCCCGGCGAGCTGGCGACCGCGGGCCTGCGCGGCGACGACTACCTGCCGCGCCAGTGGGCCAAGGCCCAGTACGAGGGCAGGACGTACGCCGTGCCGCTGGACGTGCACCCGCTCGTCCTGTATTACAACAAGACGCTCGCCGGCAAGGCGGGGCTGCTCGACGCCGACGGCAAACTGAAAGCCATCGAAGGCGTCGACGCGCTGACGGACGCGTTCCGCGCCGCCACGGAACGCACGGGCCGGCGCGGCCTGACGATGGAAAGCAGCCAGAGTTCGTACGCGATCTGGCGTTTGTGGCTGTCGATGCTGGCGCAGCAGAACGTCACGATCATCAGGGACGGCCGCTTCACGTACGGCCCGGCCGGCGCCGCCACGCTGGCGCGGATCGGCGACTGGTTCACGAAGGGTTACGCGCAATCGGGCCTCGACTACCCCGCATCGACGAGCCAGTTCATGGGAGGCAACGCCGCGTTCATGCTGAACGGCGTGTGGGAAGTGCCGGAACTGGTGCGTGCGACGAAGGCGGGCACGCTCGGTTTCGACTACGGCATCGTGCCGCTGCCGCGGCTGTACGCGAACGCGTCGACGTGGGCCGATTCGCACGGATTCGCGCTGCCCGCGAATCCCGGCCACGAGCCGTCGCCGGAAAAAGTGCGGGCCGTGCTGCGCTTCGTGGCGTACGTCAGCAAGCATTCGCTGGGGTGGGCGGAGGGCGGCCACATCCCGGCGTATCGGCCGGTGGCCGAATCCGAGCGGGCGCGCAGCCTGATGCCGAACGCGATGTATGCACAAGCCGCGAACGACGTCGTGTACGACCCGGACGGCTGGTACATGGGGGCGGCGGGGCCGCTGGAAGCGATCGCGTCGAAATTCCTGCCGGCCGCGCTGTACGGCTACCTGACGCCGGCGCAGGCCGTGCACCGGTTCGAGACGGAGGCGGCGCGCCTCGTGCGCAAGCGTCCGCCGCGCTATTGA
- a CDS encoding ABC transporter ATP-binding protein produces MASVRLRGIRKTYGDNPVIKGVDLDIEDGQFVVFVGPSGCGKSTLLRMIAGLEDITDGTLELGGVVSNTVEPARRGIAMVFQSYALYPHMTVAENMGFALKLAKVPKPEIAQRVRHAAQILQIDHLLDRKPKALSGGQRQRVAIGRAIVRKPEVFLFDEPLSNLDAALRAQTRVELARLHKELQATMIYVTHDQVEAMTLGQKIVVFNGGRIEQVGTPLELYERPANLFVAGFLGSPRMNAFPATLAGHTGGLATVRVPGGGMAQVASDASQAAADARLTLGVRPEHLRLATDGDTGIPGRLALVEYLGDVTLAYVQVDGVEGMVSAKCPPDVPLPAPGAAVRLRFDPARAWLFDEHGAALPALRERVAAS; encoded by the coding sequence ATGGCATCGGTGAGGCTGCGCGGCATCCGCAAGACGTATGGCGACAACCCCGTCATCAAGGGCGTCGACCTGGACATCGAGGATGGCCAGTTCGTCGTCTTCGTCGGGCCCTCCGGCTGCGGCAAGTCGACGCTGCTGCGCATGATCGCGGGCCTGGAAGACATCACGGACGGCACCCTGGAACTCGGGGGCGTCGTCAGCAATACCGTCGAGCCGGCCCGGCGCGGCATCGCGATGGTGTTCCAGAGCTATGCGCTGTATCCGCACATGACGGTCGCGGAGAACATGGGGTTCGCCCTGAAGCTCGCGAAGGTGCCGAAGCCGGAGATCGCCCAGCGCGTGCGGCACGCGGCGCAGATCCTGCAGATCGATCACCTGCTGGACCGCAAGCCGAAGGCGCTGTCCGGCGGCCAGCGGCAGCGTGTCGCGATCGGCCGCGCCATCGTGCGCAAGCCCGAGGTGTTCCTGTTCGACGAACCGCTGTCGAACCTGGACGCCGCGCTGCGCGCCCAGACGCGCGTCGAACTGGCGCGTCTGCACAAGGAATTGCAGGCCACGATGATCTATGTGACGCACGACCAGGTCGAGGCCATGACGCTGGGGCAGAAGATCGTCGTGTTCAACGGCGGGCGCATCGAGCAGGTCGGCACGCCGCTGGAACTGTACGAGCGGCCGGCCAACCTGTTCGTGGCGGGCTTCCTCGGCTCGCCCCGCATGAACGCCTTTCCCGCGACCCTGGCGGGCCACACGGGCGGCCTCGCGACCGTGCGCGTGCCGGGCGGCGGCATGGCCCAGGTGGCGTCGGACGCGAGCCAGGCCGCGGCCGACGCGCGCCTGACGCTGGGTGTGCGGCCCGAACACCTGCGCCTCGCGACGGACGGGGACACAGGCATTCCGGGCCGCCTGGCGCTCGTCGAATACCTGGGCGACGTGACGCTGGCGTATGTCCAGGTCGACGGCGTGGAGGGCATGGTGTCGGCCAAGTGCCCGCCCGACGTGCCGCTGCCGGCACCGGGGGCGGCCGTGCGGCTGCGTTTCGATCCGGCGCGGGCCTGGCTGTTCGACGAGCACGGGGCGGCGTTGCCGGCGCTGCGGGAGCGGGTGGCGGCTTCCTAG
- a CDS encoding sulfotransferase family protein, which yields MDSNTANVNKRPRPLLMMPLRRCGSHALRLRMNFNPEFHSPYPLHIVDFMPLVPLYGDLEDDRAYFRLVVDVVGLQAVSMVKWPDMVYDPVEIFEQLRHEPRSVHRIVWELLLRAGERTGAKIVMDKSLDSVHYADELMRLFPDMLFLNVVRDPRGQVASMNRAIIHDFDSTLNARTWVQAHDAAASLLARYPDRVLTIRYEDFLGDQEATLKSVCGFIGIEFLPEMLDVAHSPEARKISRLSALWASNCFAPIPANADKFKQQLSLDDIRVIETLARDYMRTYGYELMTAADAVITDASFEAARARSDTARQAAWRELEQANFRDYVLRKARADYLAQVRARLEQGAAGHGGAGGDRPYKLDVLDVAFEVTD from the coding sequence ATGGATTCGAACACGGCAAACGTGAATAAGCGGCCCCGCCCGCTGCTGATGATGCCGCTGCGCCGCTGCGGCAGCCACGCGCTGCGGCTGCGGATGAACTTCAATCCCGAATTTCACTCGCCGTATCCGTTGCACATCGTCGACTTCATGCCGCTGGTGCCCCTGTACGGCGACCTGGAGGACGACCGCGCCTATTTCAGGCTGGTCGTCGACGTGGTCGGGCTGCAGGCGGTCAGCATGGTCAAATGGCCGGACATGGTGTACGACCCGGTCGAGATCTTCGAGCAGCTGCGGCACGAGCCGCGCAGCGTGCACCGCATCGTATGGGAACTGCTGCTGCGCGCGGGCGAGCGGACGGGCGCGAAGATCGTCATGGACAAGTCGCTCGACAGCGTCCACTACGCCGACGAATTGATGCGCCTGTTCCCGGACATGCTGTTCCTGAACGTCGTGCGCGATCCGCGCGGCCAGGTGGCATCGATGAACCGCGCGATCATCCACGACTTCGACAGCACGCTCAACGCCCGTACCTGGGTCCAGGCCCACGACGCGGCGGCGAGCCTGCTGGCGCGTTATCCGGACCGGGTCCTGACGATCCGCTATGAGGATTTCCTGGGCGACCAGGAGGCGACCTTGAAAAGCGTGTGCGGTTTCATCGGCATCGAGTTTCTGCCGGAGATGCTCGACGTGGCGCATTCGCCGGAAGCGCGCAAGATTTCCAGGTTGTCGGCCCTGTGGGCGTCGAACTGCTTCGCGCCGATCCCGGCCAACGCGGATAAATTCAAGCAGCAGCTGAGCCTCGACGACATCCGCGTGATCGAAACGCTGGCGCGCGACTACATGCGCACGTATGGCTATGAATTGATGACGGCGGCGGACGCCGTCATCACCGATGCCTCGTTCGAGGCGGCCCGGGCGCGTTCGGACACCGCCCGGCAAGCGGCCTGGCGCGAACTCGAGCAGGCCAACTTCCGCGATTACGTCTTGCGCAAGGCGCGCGCCGACTACCTTGCGCAGGTGCGGGCGCGGCTCGAACAGGGCGCGGCCGGGCATGGCGGGGCCGGCGGCGATCGGCCGTACAAACTCGACGTGCTCGACGTCGCCTTCGAGGTCACGGACTAG
- the chrA gene encoding chromate efflux transporter — translation MRAEAGAPSLASLCALFLRVGCTSFGGYMSMVSALQHAVVTRRGLLTDQDVLDGVTLASVLPGPVAINTVAYVGYRLRGAAGACVSVCAAVLPAFAFMVLLATLYFRWGRLPQADRLFMGIMPAVAAVVLAAGWRMCRAAVAGWREALLAAGALILLLTWPGLSATLAVVVASALIGRLWFREAGGAPATPGARGGAGVLLATPVVLVPLFAAQAAVPVKLLAAFGGMSLLMFGGGYVSIPVLQHAVVDTYGWVTAREFADAIALTQLTPGPVLIAAAFIGLKVGGPAGAVAATVGVFTPTAVLMVGCAHGLQRCCASGAVRSALRGVRAAGAGMVIAAAFAIGRMAAPVWLSPVLFALALALMLRWRIEAFWVVPLCGAIGFFLL, via the coding sequence ATGCGGGCTGAGGCGGGTGCGCCGTCGCTCGCGTCCTTGTGCGCGCTGTTCCTGCGGGTGGGCTGCACCAGCTTCGGCGGCTATATGTCGATGGTGTCGGCGCTGCAGCACGCCGTCGTGACACGACGCGGCCTGCTGACGGACCAGGACGTGCTCGACGGCGTCACGCTCGCTTCGGTCCTGCCCGGTCCGGTGGCGATCAACACGGTCGCGTATGTCGGCTACCGCCTGCGCGGCGCGGCGGGCGCATGCGTCAGCGTGTGCGCCGCCGTGCTGCCGGCCTTCGCGTTCATGGTGTTGCTGGCGACCTTGTATTTTCGCTGGGGCCGGCTGCCGCAGGCGGACCGGCTGTTCATGGGGATCATGCCCGCCGTCGCCGCCGTCGTCCTGGCCGCCGGCTGGCGCATGTGCCGCGCCGCGGTGGCCGGCTGGCGCGAGGCGTTGCTGGCCGCGGGCGCGCTCATCCTGCTGCTGACGTGGCCCGGCCTGTCGGCGACGCTGGCCGTGGTCGTAGCCTCGGCGCTGATCGGGCGCCTCTGGTTCCGCGAAGCCGGCGGTGCGCCCGCGACCCCGGGCGCGCGCGGCGGGGCCGGCGTCCTGCTCGCGACGCCGGTGGTGCTCGTGCCCTTGTTCGCCGCGCAGGCCGCCGTGCCGGTCAAGTTGCTGGCGGCCTTCGGCGGCATGAGCCTGCTGATGTTCGGTGGCGGGTACGTCTCCATTCCCGTCCTGCAGCATGCCGTGGTCGACACCTATGGCTGGGTAACGGCGCGCGAATTCGCCGACGCGATCGCGCTGACGCAGCTTACGCCGGGTCCGGTGCTGATCGCTGCCGCGTTCATCGGCCTGAAGGTGGGCGGCCCGGCCGGCGCGGTCGCGGCGACCGTGGGCGTGTTCACGCCGACGGCGGTGCTGATGGTCGGTTGCGCACACGGGCTGCAGCGCTGCTGCGCGTCGGGCGCGGTCCGGTCGGCGCTGCGCGGCGTGCGCGCGGCCGGCGCCGGCATGGTGATCGCGGCGGCATTCGCCATCGGGAGGATGGCGGCGCCGGTCTGGCTGTCGCCCGTGTTGTTCGCGCTGGCGCTCGCGCTGATGCTGCGCTGGCGCATCGAAGCATTCTGGGTCGTGCCGCTGTGCGGCGCGATCGGTTTTTTTCTACTCTGA
- a CDS encoding carbohydrate ABC transporter permease, with amino-acid sequence MKASFWTIAGALCAILLAALWAFPLLWALSTSLRPELETVSASFHWLPQHWTLDAYRKTLGAGNVVRWLFNSFVVALLVTVVTMAISLTSAYAFSQLRFRGRGIVFGIAMLGFLLPFEALLVPLFRTMHQLGLVNSYAGIVLPQVVSPVVIYVFKQFFDAIPADFREAAVMDGAGPLRVLWSVYRPISGNIVWAMAIVTFIAAWNNFLWPFIIVTSNDMMTIPLGLTQTYDAFGVRYAQLMAAAVLGALPVALAYVLFQRRVTQGFLAASGLKG; translated from the coding sequence ATGAAGGCCTCGTTCTGGACGATTGCCGGCGCGCTGTGCGCCATCCTGCTCGCGGCGTTGTGGGCATTCCCGCTGCTGTGGGCGCTCTCCACGTCGCTGCGGCCGGAGCTGGAGACCGTGTCCGCCAGCTTCCACTGGCTGCCGCAGCACTGGACGCTGGACGCCTACCGCAAGACGCTGGGCGCCGGCAACGTCGTGCGCTGGCTGTTCAACAGCTTCGTCGTCGCGCTGCTGGTGACGGTCGTGACGATGGCGATCAGCCTGACCTCCGCATACGCGTTCTCGCAGCTGCGCTTTCGCGGCCGCGGCATCGTCTTCGGCATCGCCATGCTGGGCTTCCTCCTGCCGTTCGAGGCGCTGCTCGTGCCGCTGTTCCGCACGATGCACCAGCTGGGGCTCGTCAACTCGTATGCCGGCATCGTGCTGCCGCAGGTCGTCTCGCCGGTCGTGATCTATGTGTTCAAGCAGTTCTTCGACGCGATTCCGGCCGACTTCCGCGAAGCCGCCGTGATGGACGGCGCGGGCCCGCTGCGTGTACTGTGGAGCGTGTATCGGCCGATATCCGGCAACATCGTGTGGGCGATGGCGATCGTGACGTTCATCGCGGCGTGGAATAATTTTCTCTGGCCGTTCATCATCGTCACGTCGAACGACATGATGACGATCCCTCTCGGACTGACGCAGACCTACGACGCGTTCGGTGTACGCTATGCGCAGTTGATGGCGGCGGCGGTGCTCGGCGCCTTGCCGGTTGCCCTCGCGTACGTGCTGTTCCAGCGCCGCGTGACGCAGGGCTTCCTCGCGGCGAGCGGATTGAAAGGATAA
- a CDS encoding carbohydrate ABC transporter permease has protein sequence MQRDDTILAPDTRPTTARDDTLPAWLLLAPFLVAFGLFFFLPALETFWLSLTESSLTRTSAFVGLDNYHTLLHDPSFWDSVGNTFYFSLLTVIPLCALGLLMAMLVDRFTGARGWLQGTFFLPFVLPISVMTLIADWMLQPSSGVVNHILGGQRAWLADPYLALPAVAIGTIWWTVGFNMLLFLAGLRNIPAELYEAAALDGARGFTLFRTITWPALRPVVSTAVILQLIASLKVFGQTYILTSGGPFNTTRVALHYMYETAFTQSDAGYAAAVAMAFVAIVILLSLLQAWIVKWLAGRDA, from the coding sequence ATGCAGCGCGACGATACCATCCTTGCTCCCGACACCCGTCCCACGACGGCGAGGGACGACACGCTCCCGGCCTGGCTGTTGCTGGCACCATTCCTCGTGGCCTTCGGCCTGTTTTTCTTCCTGCCTGCGCTGGAAACGTTCTGGCTCAGCCTCACGGAAAGCAGCCTGACGCGCACGAGCGCCTTCGTCGGCCTGGACAACTATCACACCCTGCTGCACGACCCGTCGTTCTGGGACTCGGTCGGCAACACGTTCTACTTTTCTCTGCTGACGGTGATCCCGCTGTGCGCCCTCGGCCTGTTGATGGCCATGCTCGTCGACCGGTTCACCGGCGCGCGGGGCTGGCTGCAGGGCACGTTCTTCCTGCCGTTCGTGCTGCCGATCTCCGTGATGACCCTGATCGCGGACTGGATGCTGCAGCCGTCGTCCGGCGTCGTCAACCACATCCTCGGCGGCCAGCGCGCGTGGCTCGCCGACCCCTACTTGGCGCTGCCGGCCGTCGCCATCGGCACGATCTGGTGGACGGTCGGCTTCAACATGCTGTTGTTCCTCGCCGGCCTGCGCAATATCCCGGCCGAGCTGTACGAAGCGGCCGCGCTGGACGGCGCCCGCGGCTTCACGTTGTTCCGCACGATCACGTGGCCAGCGCTGCGGCCCGTGGTGTCGACCGCCGTGATCCTGCAGCTGATCGCCTCGTTGAAAGTCTTCGGCCAGACCTATATCCTCACGAGCGGCGGTCCGTTCAACACGACCCGCGTCGCACTGCACTATATGTACGAGACGGCGTTCACGCAGAGCGATGCCGGCTATGCGGCGGCCGTCGCGATGGCGTTCGTCGCCATCGTCATCCTGCTGTCGCTGCTGCAGGCGTGGATCGTCAAGTGGCTGGCGGGGAGGGATGCATGA